A part of Bacteroidales bacterium genomic DNA contains:
- a CDS encoding histidine kinase: protein MNQPTLYASDRAKFYAITARLLLWILASFMVCFLRWQPVNAQQTNIKFDRLTTEKTLTVKGLSQNSTYCLLQDAQGFIWIGTWDGLNKYDGYDFVIYNTENGLSNPTINTLCEDDEKNIWIGTDNGLNLLDRKSGNIGQFHYKPGNTNCLSDDFINHVFQDKQGLLWISTSFGLNRFDKGRRIFTSYNFFERNSDSSLSNFISRVIEDRSGSLWIGTHAGIHCFNIEKQSFKDYKMESDPTKAEFIKSNYVKDLAYDEKGNIYAATLNGIYIINPEKGIIHHMGVEENEDRTLSGNQVNTLLIDTKGSVWIGTNNGLDLYDPSLNLISHFKSGGSTTSLSNDDIRSIYQDQAGAIWIGTYKGLNKVDQSPSRFTHFQNDPVDPNNLSDNIVYAIMEDENNLTWIGTYGGLNIFDRKNDRFSFIRHNPADPESLSSDKIRTIVLDSSGYLWVGTESSGMNRIDRKTGKITRYFHDPGDPYSLIENNILTTIVDRKGRIWIGTVNGGINILNPSDGKCRLLSYDPGNKISLSNNRIWSIYEDREGNFWIGTNDGLNKISSDLQSVNVFRNDPSNPYSISSNRIFSIYEDNNGIFWIGTMGEGLNRFDPVNEQFKVYTERNGLPNNVVYATLEDAEGNLWISTNWGLSKFNTLNGIFVNYDTKDGVQGNEFNAGAYFQNLNGEMYFGGMNGINIFHPREITLNRVPPRMVFTGLRILNDLIDTDIENGEIIRLPYTENFFSIEFSGLDYTNPSKNLYRYKLDNYDEEWVFANAGQRRAEYRKVDPGTYYFLVTGSNNDGIWNQDGISLTIIISPPWWRTWIFRMFFILVLVMLLWSIIILRIKNIKRKHEVEKKMLFIEKQVFELEQKALRLQMNPHFIFNSLNAIQNFVLLNDTDKTVNYLAKFSHLMRMILANSTVSFITLKDELKALTYYMDLEKLRFDDKFDYQINRDSAIDEEFVEIPPMLFQPYVENAIIHGFVNSPKPGLLEISLKRLNTGTLLCIIQDNGIGREKAIEIRDRSGIKRQPRGMTITQERIEIFNKQSRKNFSVKIIDLKDEHGEPSGTRVEFTIQYKEI, encoded by the coding sequence TTGAACCAGCCCACGCTATATGCATCGGACCGCGCTAAATTTTATGCGATAACAGCAAGGTTATTGCTTTGGATTTTGGCTTCATTCATGGTGTGTTTTTTACGCTGGCAACCTGTTAATGCCCAACAAACCAATATTAAATTTGACCGGCTGACTACTGAAAAGACGTTGACGGTGAAGGGTTTATCTCAAAATTCTACTTATTGCCTACTCCAGGATGCCCAGGGTTTTATCTGGATCGGGACCTGGGATGGGTTGAATAAATATGACGGCTATGATTTCGTTATTTATAATACCGAGAACGGGTTGAGTAACCCTACTATCAATACTTTATGCGAAGATGATGAGAAAAATATATGGATAGGGACGGATAACGGTTTGAACCTGCTTGACCGGAAATCCGGCAATATCGGGCAGTTCCATTATAAACCGGGTAATACCAACTGCCTCAGCGATGATTTTATAAATCATGTATTCCAGGATAAACAGGGATTACTTTGGATCAGCACCTCTTTCGGGCTGAACCGTTTCGATAAGGGCCGGAGGATTTTTACCTCCTATAATTTTTTTGAACGTAATTCCGATAGCTCCTTATCCAACTTTATTTCACGTGTTATCGAAGATCGGTCAGGAAGCCTCTGGATTGGGACCCATGCAGGTATTCATTGCTTTAATATTGAAAAACAAAGCTTTAAGGATTATAAGATGGAATCTGACCCCACGAAAGCTGAATTTATAAAAAGTAATTACGTTAAGGACCTTGCATATGACGAAAAGGGCAATATTTATGCAGCTACCCTTAATGGTATTTATATTATTAATCCCGAAAAAGGTATTATCCATCACATGGGAGTTGAAGAGAATGAGGATCGCACCCTTTCCGGAAACCAGGTCAACACTTTGCTTATCGACACTAAAGGTTCTGTCTGGATAGGCACAAACAACGGGCTTGATTTATATGATCCTTCTCTGAATCTGATCAGTCATTTTAAATCAGGTGGAAGTACGACAAGCCTCAGTAATGACGACATCAGGAGCATATACCAGGATCAGGCCGGTGCGATCTGGATCGGTACTTATAAAGGTCTGAATAAAGTTGACCAGAGTCCAAGCCGGTTTACCCATTTCCAGAATGACCCCGTTGATCCGAACAATTTGTCGGATAATATCGTTTATGCTATTATGGAAGATGAAAATAATCTGACCTGGATCGGAACTTACGGTGGCTTAAATATCTTTGACCGGAAAAACGACAGGTTTTCCTTTATCAGGCACAACCCGGCAGATCCTGAAAGCCTTTCAAGTGATAAAATCAGGACCATAGTTCTCGATAGTTCCGGCTATTTATGGGTTGGGACCGAAAGTAGCGGAATGAACAGGATTGACAGGAAAACCGGAAAGATTACAAGATATTTCCATGATCCTGGTGATCCATATTCTCTCATCGAGAATAATATACTTACGACGATCGTTGACCGTAAAGGAAGAATATGGATTGGAACAGTCAATGGGGGGATAAATATCCTGAATCCTTCAGACGGGAAGTGCCGGCTTCTTAGTTACGACCCTGGGAACAAAATCAGCTTAAGTAATAACAGAATATGGTCCATTTATGAAGACCGGGAAGGAAATTTCTGGATCGGGACCAATGACGGTCTGAATAAGATATCATCCGATCTTCAGTCGGTCAACGTCTTCAGGAACGATCCTTCAAACCCATATTCCATCAGTAGTAACAGGATTTTCTCAATTTACGAGGATAACAACGGGATTTTCTGGATCGGGACCATGGGTGAGGGCCTTAACCGCTTTGACCCGGTTAATGAGCAATTTAAAGTTTACACTGAACGGAATGGCCTTCCTAATAATGTTGTTTATGCAACCCTGGAAGACGCGGAAGGCAACCTGTGGATAAGCACAAACTGGGGCTTATCAAAATTTAATACGCTGAACGGGATCTTTGTGAATTATGATACCAAAGATGGAGTGCAGGGTAATGAATTCAATGCCGGTGCTTATTTTCAGAACCTTAATGGAGAGATGTATTTTGGGGGGATGAATGGGATTAATATTTTTCACCCAAGGGAAATTACGCTGAACAGGGTCCCGCCACGGATGGTCTTTACCGGGTTGAGGATTTTAAACGATCTGATTGATACAGATATTGAAAATGGAGAGATCATCAGGCTTCCCTATACAGAAAATTTCTTTTCAATTGAGTTTTCAGGTCTTGACTATACAAATCCATCCAAGAACCTTTACCGCTATAAGCTTGACAATTATGATGAAGAGTGGGTATTTGCCAATGCCGGTCAACGGCGGGCAGAATACCGCAAGGTCGACCCCGGGACCTACTATTTTCTGGTTACCGGGTCTAATAACGACGGTATCTGGAACCAGGATGGTATCAGCCTTACAATCATAATCAGTCCCCCCTGGTGGAGAACCTGGATTTTCCGGATGTTTTTTATACTGGTCCTGGTCATGCTTTTGTGGAGCATCATCATTCTAAGGATTAAAAACATTAAAAGAAAACATGAAGTTGAGAAAAAAATGCTTTTTATCGAGAAGCAGGTGTTTGAATTAGAGCAAAAAGCATTACGGCTGCAGATGAACCCTCATTTTATTTTTAATTCCTTAAATGCTATTCAGAACTTTGTGCTTCTAAATGACACGGATAAAACAGTCAATTACCTGGCCAAGTTCTCCCATCTTATGCGAATGATCCTGGCCAATTCAACAGTATCTTTCATAACCCTTAAAGATGAGCTGAAGGCGCTTACTTATTATATGGATTTGGAAAAACTTCGTTTTGATGACAAATTCGATTATCAGATTAACAGAGACTCTGCTATTGATGAAGAGTTTGTTGAAATTCCCCCGATGCTTTTTCAGCCTTACGTTGAAAACGCCATCATTCATGGATTTGTAAATAGCCCGAAACCAGGTTTGCTGGAAATTTCACTCAAACGGCTGAATACGGGAACATTGCTGTGTATTATTCAGGATAACGGGATTGGAAGAGAGAAAGCTATCGAGATAAGGGACAGGTCAGGCATAAAAAGGCAACCGAGGGGCATGACCATCACGCAGGAAAGGATTGAAATATTCAATAAGCAAAGCAGGAAAAACTTTTCAGTCAAGATCATTGACCTGAAAGATGAACATGGGGAACCTTCAGGCACAAGGGTGGAGTTCACAATACAATATAAAGAAATTTAA
- a CDS encoding geranylgeranylglyceryl/heptaprenylglyceryl phosphate synthase, whose translation MSIYEKILNNNYRKSFAVLIDPDKYDVKGLNLLISSASECSVDFILVGGSLLTYDHLDDTLKTIKGQTDIPVILFPGSILQINEKADALLLLSLISGRNPDLLIGKHVIAAPYLKNSSLEILPTGYMLIESGPITTAQYISNTIPIPRLKDDIAICTAMAGEMLGLRLIYMDAGSGAEWPVSPSMIKKVKENISIPLIVGGGIRTPEQAMVSCKAGADMIVVGNAIEKDYSCLKEIAHAIHSS comes from the coding sequence ATGAGCATTTACGAAAAGATCCTGAATAATAACTATCGCAAATCATTTGCGGTATTAATCGACCCGGATAAATACGACGTAAAGGGACTAAACCTCCTCATTTCATCCGCCAGTGAATGTTCAGTTGATTTCATTCTTGTCGGCGGTAGCCTGCTGACCTATGATCACCTGGATGACACCCTGAAAACCATCAAAGGCCAGACAGATATTCCGGTCATCCTTTTCCCCGGAAGTATTTTGCAGATCAACGAGAAAGCCGATGCTTTACTATTGTTGTCCCTCATTTCGGGGAGAAATCCCGACCTGCTGATCGGAAAACATGTCATTGCGGCGCCATATCTGAAAAACAGCAGCCTGGAGATATTACCTACCGGTTACATGCTCATAGAAAGCGGACCGATAACCACTGCGCAATACATCAGCAATACGATCCCCATACCCAGGCTGAAGGATGATATTGCGATATGCACAGCCATGGCGGGAGAGATGCTCGGGCTCAGATTGATTTATATGGATGCCGGATCCGGCGCTGAATGGCCTGTTTCGCCTTCTATGATTAAAAAAGTGAAGGAAAATATTTCCATTCCCCTGATTGTTGGGGGGGGTATCCGAACACCGGAACAGGCAATGGTAAGCTGTAAAGCCGGGGCGGACATGATCGTGGTCGGAAATGCTATTGAAAAGGACTATTCCTGCTTAAAAGAGATTGCCCATGCGATTCATTCGTCCTGA
- the ahcY gene encoding adenosylhomocysteinase, which yields MDNFLIDSALKYKVKDLILADWGRKEIEIAEKEMPGLMSLRTKYGSSKPLQGARISGSLHMTIQTAVLIETLIELGAEVRWASCNIFSTQDHAAAAIAAKGIPVFAWKGENLEEYWWCTNQALSFPGGKGPHLVVDDGGDATLLLHWGLQAEKDPAFLNRATDSQDEVAIFDLLRKIYIEDNRKWHKAVQDWKGVSEETTTGVHRLYQMQERGELLVPAINVNDSVTKSKFDNLYGCRESLADGIKRATDIMIAGKVVVVMGYGDVGKGCAKSMKSYGARVIVTEIDPICALQAAMEGFEVNTLENALSRGNIFVTATGNKDVIKLEHMRRMKEESIVCNIGHFDNEIQVNQLNELKGIQKINIKPQVDKYIFPEGHTIYVLAEGRLVNLGCATGHPSFVMSNSFTNQILAQIDLWQNDYKIDVYRLPKKLDEEVARLHLEHIGVHLTKLSDEQSAYIGVPQEGPYKPDHYRY from the coding sequence ATGGATAACTTTTTAATAGATAGCGCTTTGAAATATAAAGTGAAGGATTTAATCCTGGCTGACTGGGGTCGTAAAGAAATTGAAATAGCAGAAAAAGAAATGCCGGGGCTGATGTCGTTAAGGACAAAGTACGGATCCTCAAAACCGCTGCAGGGCGCCCGTATTTCGGGTTCCCTTCATATGACCATCCAAACGGCCGTTCTGATCGAAACTCTTATCGAACTGGGTGCCGAAGTAAGATGGGCCAGCTGTAACATATTTTCTACGCAGGACCATGCTGCCGCTGCCATTGCTGCAAAGGGCATCCCGGTCTTTGCATGGAAAGGCGAAAACCTTGAGGAATACTGGTGGTGTACGAACCAGGCACTTTCTTTCCCGGGAGGAAAAGGACCGCACCTGGTTGTCGATGATGGAGGCGATGCCACTTTGCTCCTGCATTGGGGTTTACAGGCTGAAAAAGACCCTGCATTCCTGAACCGGGCTACCGATAGCCAGGACGAGGTCGCCATTTTCGACCTCCTTCGCAAGATCTACATAGAGGATAACCGGAAATGGCATAAAGCAGTCCAGGATTGGAAAGGCGTTTCTGAAGAAACCACCACCGGGGTTCACCGTCTCTACCAGATGCAGGAACGTGGTGAGCTGCTTGTCCCGGCCATAAATGTCAATGATTCGGTTACCAAATCGAAGTTTGATAATCTCTATGGATGCCGTGAATCGCTGGCAGATGGGATCAAAAGGGCAACTGACATCATGATTGCCGGCAAGGTGGTAGTGGTCATGGGTTACGGAGATGTGGGCAAGGGATGCGCTAAATCGATGAAATCTTACGGTGCCCGGGTGATCGTTACGGAAATCGACCCGATCTGTGCCCTACAGGCTGCCATGGAAGGCTTTGAAGTCAATACACTTGAAAATGCGCTCTCAAGGGGTAATATCTTCGTCACGGCCACAGGCAATAAGGATGTGATTAAACTGGAACACATGCGGCGGATGAAAGAAGAATCTATCGTCTGTAACATAGGGCATTTTGATAACGAAATTCAGGTCAACCAGCTTAATGAACTTAAAGGGATCCAAAAGATCAATATCAAGCCCCAGGTTGACAAATATATATTCCCGGAGGGCCACACCATCTATGTCCTGGCAGAGGGACGGCTTGTAAACCTCGGATGTGCCACAGGCCACCCCTCCTTTGTCATGAGTAATTCATTCACCAACCAGATCCTGGCTCAAATCGACTTGTGGCAGAACGACTATAAGATTGATGTGTACCGGTTGCCGAAAAAACTTGATGAAGAAGTAGCACGGCTCCATCTTGAACATATAGGGGTTCACCTCACCAAACTCTCCGACGAACAATCCGCCTATATCGGCGTGCCACAAGAAGGGCCATATAAACCGGACCACTATAGATACTAA
- a CDS encoding 4'-phosphopantetheinyl transferase superfamily protein, whose translation MAELFRKIIDGHTLYAIWKISESVEELRSAIRLREEEETLYQSFVAESRKKQWLAYRLLIRELLKPDEFPVEYDVSGKPFLAGSDFHISVTHTDDLAAVIISCHARVGIDMEKIRPRIEKVREKFLNPEESALIGKEWELEQLTLAWCAKEALYKLYGQRNLDFRDNIFVDIPAKAGMKFIAEIRFSGKRDKYQLFSELNGDYILVYLLDAAI comes from the coding sequence ATGGCTGAACTCTTCAGAAAAATAATTGACGGGCATACATTGTATGCAATATGGAAGATCTCGGAGAGCGTTGAAGAACTTCGATCAGCTATCAGATTACGAGAAGAGGAAGAGACTCTTTATCAATCATTTGTTGCCGAAAGCCGGAAAAAGCAATGGCTTGCCTACCGGCTCCTGATAAGGGAGTTGCTTAAACCGGACGAATTTCCTGTTGAATATGATGTTTCAGGAAAGCCATTCCTTGCCGGGAGCGATTTTCATATATCCGTTACCCATACGGATGACCTTGCCGCCGTGATCATCAGCTGTCATGCGAGGGTCGGAATCGATATGGAAAAGATCAGGCCCCGTATTGAAAAAGTAAGGGAAAAATTTCTCAACCCGGAAGAATCTGCCTTAATCGGAAAGGAGTGGGAACTTGAGCAGTTGACCCTGGCCTGGTGTGCCAAAGAAGCGCTTTACAAATTGTACGGTCAGAGGAATCTTGATTTTCGGGATAATATTTTTGTGGATATCCCGGCTAAAGCCGGGATGAAATTCATTGCGGAGATCCGCTTTAGCGGAAAACGGGATAAATACCAGTTATTCAGTGAGCTGAACGGTGATTATATCCTGGTGTATTTGCTGGACGCAGCGATTTAA
- a CDS encoding LytTR family DNA-binding domain-containing protein: MIKAIIIEDEKMSRETLRHLLEKYCPEVEVVAEADGYRKGLEEIRKHPPDVIFLDIQMPDGSGFRLLEELDEVDFEIIFTTAFDQFAIKAIKYSALDYLLKPIIPQELTEAIKRVEKKKAENVKKRNLETIPENLRTQGEGSQKIVLSTSEMIHVISVEDIIRCESDNYYTYFYFVDGRKLLVSKTLKENEELLSQHSFIRPHKSHLINIKYIKSFIRHDGGYILMTDGTRVPVSRRKKDKIMEIIFNL, encoded by the coding sequence ATGATTAAAGCTATTATCATTGAAGACGAAAAAATGTCGAGGGAAACACTTCGCCACTTACTTGAGAAATATTGCCCTGAGGTGGAGGTTGTTGCAGAAGCCGATGGTTACCGGAAAGGATTGGAGGAAATCAGGAAACACCCTCCGGATGTTATTTTTCTTGATATTCAAATGCCAGATGGGAGTGGATTCAGGCTTTTAGAAGAATTAGATGAAGTCGATTTTGAGATCATCTTTACAACAGCCTTCGACCAGTTCGCCATCAAGGCAATTAAATACAGCGCTCTGGATTATCTGTTAAAACCAATCATTCCGCAGGAGCTTACCGAAGCCATTAAAAGGGTTGAAAAGAAAAAGGCTGAAAATGTGAAGAAAAGAAATCTGGAGACTATACCGGAAAATTTAAGGACCCAGGGCGAAGGCAGTCAGAAGATCGTACTTTCCACTTCTGAAATGATCCATGTGATCAGTGTCGAAGATATCATCCGGTGCGAGTCTGATAATTACTATACCTATTTCTATTTTGTTGATGGAAGAAAATTACTGGTTTCAAAAACGTTGAAAGAAAATGAAGAATTACTCAGCCAGCATAGTTTTATACGTCCCCACAAGTCTCATCTAATCAATATAAAGTATATAAAAAGCTTTATCAGGCATGATGGCGGTTATATTTTAATGACTGACGGAACCCGTGTCCCGGTCTCCCGAAGAAAAAAGGATAAAATTATGGAAATCATATTTAATTTATAA
- a CDS encoding carboxypeptidase-like regulatory domain-containing protein, producing MLRKLLFTFGIILSANLLVFSQSGVLKGKVLDKDTREPLPFVNIVVEVGGTNVGGSASDFDGNFMIKPIPPGKYDVKATYVGYKPTMYKGVAIAADNIQFLDIEMESTAQMLTEFEVKEYAVPLISKDQTTSGASVTSEEIAKMPNRSANSIASTVGGVFSADGERGRVRGAREDATVMYIDGIRVRGYSNLPASSIEQVDVVLGGVPAQYGDATGGIINVTTKGPSRNFGAGMELETSEFLDPFGYNRVGLNINGPLFSKKDENGKRTTSLLGFFIAGDFNYNRDGRPIGTDFYKAKDDYLKYLEVNPLRPAAEGAGTYANVLYTEKGDLEKIKTTQNTSNYDINLTGKIDIRTTETINLTFGGSYYALSSNNFDYANSLFNYDKNQHQVRNTWRVFGRFTQRFPSDKESTSLIKNVYYSIQADYTRDGGYNEDADHQQDLFKYGYLGKYTTYKMPTYQIGSDTVNGNYYDQAWQLNSWDFDTLVTFDPFNFNPLIANYTTSYYDLFTGQPFGNYQNLGQIQLGGGLLNGQGPDNVYGLWAAPGALQSGYNEFDNAQFAVNVSGAMDIGNHEFKFGFQYDQRSDRGYGYAPAGFWGLMRLITNFHIRELDIENPFVVEGSNLDTIKYYRKYDEISQRTFDYNLRQKLGLPTDGLDFIDIDSYDFNTNSINYFDKDGVRHTINYGNEIFSVDMFSADELLNDGISPYVGYNGFDYKGNKLTSRPSFEDFFNKMDENGNYTREIGAYEPNYMAFYLQDKFAFRDLIFNVGLRADRFDANQQMLKDPFLIYQAYSVKEVQSVGGEPVDHPSNMGPDYVVYVDNVNNPTQIVGYRNEYDWFNASGAEILDPTTLDVGSGISPYLVDPTLERPTIAAFKDYEPQWAIMPRVAFSFPISDEALFFAHYDVLTQRPTNSAFADPSIYYFFNNVSGRINNPGLKPTKTIDYEVGFQQKLSNSSSVKLVTFYREMRDMLQVYRYTGAYPKDYTSYNNIDFGTVKGLTVQYDLRKTGNVRLSAYYTLQFADATGSSQTTTEALIASGVPNLRTTYPIQSDRRHSFNIFFDYHYGGGAEYNGPVSQRTKSGKPPVQWLSYFGITLTVNGGSGTPYTQSINVVGINQAGTNLVKGTYFGSRGPWQFRTDATIDKDFHFTMGNGENKREGIVNVYLRINNVLNARNILGVYSFTGNANDDGYLTAAESQKQISEAISEQAYRDLYSIAVNNPGNYSNPRSIHLGVIFNF from the coding sequence ATGTTAAGAAAGTTACTCTTCACTTTTGGCATCATTCTCTCTGCCAACTTGTTAGTTTTTTCACAATCAGGTGTGCTTAAAGGCAAAGTGCTTGATAAAGACACCCGGGAGCCGCTCCCGTTTGTGAATATTGTGGTAGAGGTAGGAGGAACCAACGTTGGTGGGTCGGCCTCCGATTTCGATGGGAATTTCATGATCAAACCTATCCCACCGGGAAAGTACGATGTAAAAGCCACTTATGTTGGCTATAAACCCACTATGTATAAAGGTGTGGCCATCGCGGCAGACAATATCCAGTTTCTCGATATAGAAATGGAGTCGACGGCACAAATGCTTACAGAATTCGAAGTCAAAGAGTATGCTGTTCCTTTGATTTCCAAGGACCAGACAACTTCCGGAGCCTCCGTGACTTCGGAAGAAATTGCCAAGATGCCAAACCGGTCGGCTAACTCCATCGCATCGACGGTAGGGGGCGTTTTCTCAGCCGACGGTGAGCGCGGACGTGTCAGAGGAGCGCGTGAAGATGCCACAGTTATGTACATCGACGGGATTAGGGTCAGGGGCTATTCTAACCTTCCTGCTTCCTCTATCGAACAGGTCGACGTGGTCCTTGGCGGCGTGCCGGCCCAATACGGCGATGCAACCGGGGGTATCATCAATGTTACGACCAAAGGGCCTTCCCGTAATTTCGGGGCGGGTATGGAACTTGAAACTTCGGAGTTTCTGGATCCTTTCGGTTATAACCGCGTTGGACTTAATATTAATGGCCCGTTGTTTTCCAAGAAAGATGAAAACGGTAAAAGGACAACCTCCCTCCTGGGATTTTTTATCGCCGGGGATTTTAATTACAATAGGGATGGCAGACCCATCGGCACCGATTTTTACAAGGCAAAGGATGATTACCTGAAATATCTGGAAGTAAACCCGCTAAGACCTGCTGCTGAAGGAGCCGGGACTTACGCGAATGTCCTCTACACTGAAAAAGGCGACCTGGAAAAAATTAAAACCACCCAGAATACCAGCAATTACGATATCAACCTGACTGGCAAGATCGATATCAGGACCACCGAAACTATCAACCTGACTTTCGGGGGTTCTTATTACGCGCTGAGTTCAAATAATTTCGACTATGCTAACTCCCTGTTCAATTACGACAAGAACCAGCACCAGGTCAGGAACACCTGGAGGGTCTTCGGCCGCTTTACTCAGCGCTTCCCGTCAGACAAGGAGAGTACATCACTGATTAAAAATGTCTATTACTCCATTCAGGCTGACTACACCCGTGATGGCGGTTATAATGAAGACGCGGATCATCAGCAAGACCTATTTAAATATGGTTACCTGGGAAAATACACTACTTACAAAATGCCGACTTATCAGATTGGTTCTGATACAGTTAACGGTAATTACTATGATCAGGCCTGGCAATTGAACAGCTGGGATTTTGACACGCTGGTTACTTTTGATCCATTCAACTTCAACCCGCTCATTGCCAATTATACTACATCCTATTATGACCTCTTTACCGGACAGCCTTTTGGGAATTACCAAAATCTCGGCCAGATCCAATTAGGCGGCGGTCTGTTGAATGGACAGGGCCCTGATAATGTTTATGGACTCTGGGCAGCTCCCGGTGCCCTGCAATCAGGTTATAATGAATTTGATAATGCCCAGTTTGCCGTAAATGTCTCCGGTGCCATGGACATTGGAAACCATGAGTTTAAATTTGGCTTTCAATATGACCAGAGAAGTGACCGGGGTTACGGTTATGCCCCCGCAGGCTTCTGGGGCCTCATGAGGCTAATCACCAATTTCCATATCCGTGAACTTGATATTGAAAATCCTTTTGTAGTAGAAGGTTCCAACCTTGATACAATTAAATATTACCGAAAGTATGATGAGATATCTCAAAGAACTTTTGATTATAACCTCCGGCAAAAACTTGGCCTGCCTACTGATGGCCTCGACTTTATCGATATTGACTCTTATGATTTTAATACTAATTCGATCAATTATTTTGATAAAGATGGTGTAAGACACACTATTAATTACGGGAATGAAATATTCTCAGTTGATATGTTCAGCGCAGATGAATTGCTAAATGACGGGATTTCCCCCTATGTCGGATACAATGGTTTTGATTACAAAGGAAATAAACTGACCAGCCGTCCAAGCTTTGAGGATTTCTTTAATAAGATGGATGAAAACGGGAACTATACCCGTGAAATCGGCGCTTATGAGCCTAATTACATGGCTTTTTACCTGCAGGATAAATTTGCTTTCCGTGACCTGATCTTCAATGTTGGCCTTCGTGCTGACCGCTTTGATGCTAACCAGCAGATGCTGAAAGACCCCTTCCTGATTTACCAGGCTTATTCGGTCAAAGAGGTCCAGAGCGTTGGTGGTGAACCTGTCGATCACCCTTCCAATATGGGCCCGGATTATGTTGTTTACGTGGATAATGTCAATAATCCAACCCAAATCGTTGGTTACCGCAACGAATATGACTGGTTTAATGCCAGTGGTGCTGAAATTCTGGACCCGACTACTCTTGATGTAGGTTCCGGTATCTCACCTTACCTGGTTGACCCGACTTTAGAAAGACCAACTATCGCAGCTTTTAAGGATTATGAACCCCAATGGGCCATCATGCCCCGTGTAGCTTTTTCTTTCCCTATTTCTGATGAAGCTTTATTCTTTGCACATTATGATGTGCTTACGCAACGACCGACCAATAGCGCCTTTGCAGACCCTTCCATTTATTATTTCTTTAATAATGTTTCAGGAAGAATCAATAACCCTGGTCTGAAACCAACGAAAACGATCGACTATGAAGTGGGTTTCCAGCAGAAACTGTCGAATTCTTCCTCGGTAAAGCTGGTCACATTCTATCGGGAAATGCGTGATATGCTCCAGGTCTATCGATATACAGGCGCATATCCGAAAGATTACACCTCTTATAATAATATCGATTTTGGAACGGTTAAAGGTCTGACTGTTCAGTATGATCTCAGAAAAACCGGCAACGTGAGGCTTAGTGCATATTATACCCTTCAGTTTGCCGATGCCACAGGATCCAGCCAGACCACTACTGAAGCCCTGATCGCTTCCGGTGTTCCAAACCTCAGGACTACTTACCCGATTCAGTCAGACCGCCGCCATTCCTTCAACATCTTCTTTGATTACCATTATGGTGGCGGAGCGGAATATAATGGCCCTGTAAGTCAAAGGACCAAGTCGGGGAAACCTCCGGTCCAATGGCTGAGTTACTTTGGTATTACGCTTACGGTTAACGGAGGATCGGGGACACCCTATACCCAGTCGATAAATGTCGTTGGAATCAACCAGGCCGGGACAAACCTGGTTAAAGGTACCTATTTTGGCTCCCGCGGCCCCTGGCAATTCAGAACGGATGCAACGATCGACAAGGACTTTCACTTCACTATGGGTAATGGTGAAAATAAACGCGAAGGTATTGTCAATGTTTATCTGCGTATAAACAATGTCCTGAATGCCAGAAATATCCTGGGGGTTTATTCATTTACCGGGAATGCCAATGACGATGGTTATCTGACTGCGGCGGAATCCCAAAAGCAGATCAGCGAAGCTATCAGTGAACAGGCTTACCGGGATTTGTATTCCATTGCCGTAAACAATCCGGGAAATTACAGCAATCCCAGGTCTATCCACTTAGGTGTAATCTTTAACTTCTAA